The window ACGGACTTCGGATTTACCTTCAATCTGCAGGCCATTGGGCGCATAGTCTTTAAATTCGTGCGCTTTTAAAGCCTGATTGCACCACTGAATAATGTCGTTTAATTGAGCCATCTGCATTCCGCCAATTCAAAATCAAATTTTACTATTTAAACATGCATTTAATTGTAACTAAAGCAGCACAAAACTCTGCGTTTTTTTTTAAGGAAGGCTGGAAATTTGCATTACAATACGGCTTAAATGATTGAACCATCAACAAATAAAAAATTTTAGAGGATACAGCCGTGCGCCGGACGTTTACTTGGTTACCTTGGGTGTTGCTGATAGTTGTTATTATTGGCTTTTTGGGCTGGCAGCAGCTGCAGAAGCCCAAAGCGCCTGTTTCTCCAGACGGGGTGAAACTGCCTGCAGAAAAAGTCGAACCGCTGATTGACACTTCGCGCACAGGCGGCGTTGTGTCTTACAGCGCAGCGGTTAAAGTGGCAGCGCCGGCGGTTGTGAATATCTTTACCACGCAGAAAGTCAAGCAGCTGGATCATCCTTTGCTGAATGACCCGGCATTCCGCGAGTTTTTCGGCAATCAGCTGCCGGATCAGCTGAAGCAGGACCCGAATGAAAACAGCTTGGGTTCAGGAGTGATTGTGCGCCCAGACGGCTATATTCTGACGAATAATCATGTGATTGCTCAGGCTGATCAGATTATTGTGGCATTGAATGACGGGCGCCGGGCCGAAGCCAAAGTGGTCGGCACAGACCCGGATACCGACCTTGCGGTGATTAAAATTGAAATGGATCAGCTTCCTGTGCTGCCGTTCAAGCTCAGCGGCAATGAAGTCGGCGATGTTGTGCTGGCGATTGGCAATCCGTTTGGCGTGGGCCAAACTGTAACGCAGGGCATCATCTCTGCAACTGAGCGCTCAGACTTGGGCATCAATACCTATGA is drawn from Acinetobacter sp. WCHAc010034 and contains these coding sequences:
- a CDS encoding S1C family serine protease translates to MRRTFTWLPWVLLIVVIIGFLGWQQLQKPKAPVSPDGVKLPAEKVEPLIDTSRTGGVVSYSAAVKVAAPAVVNIFTTQKVKQLDHPLLNDPAFREFFGNQLPDQLKQDPNENSLGSGVIVRPDGYILTNNHVIAQADQIIVALNDGRRAEAKVVGTDPDTDLAVIKIEMDQLPVLPFKLSGNEVGDVVLAIGNPFGVGQTVTQGIISATERSDLGINTYEDFIQTDAAINPGNSGGALIDVAGNLIGVNTAIFSQSGGSLGIGFAIPAKICQQVLNAILKDGRVVRGYLGISLLPIEQENVFAPKEQGVIVAHVQPNGPAAKAGLKRGDKILKVNNEVITSASHLINYVALQAPNSTVQVSIERDKQPMTLPVTITERKAQEQNAESQYIPLPR